From the genome of Faecalibacterium prausnitzii:
TGTGCGCGTCCTGCTGGGCAGCACGGCAAAAATGGGCGCAGGAACCAATGTGCAGCAGCGTCTTGTGGCAGTGCATCATCTGGATGTCGGCTGGAAACCCAGTGATATGACCCAGCGCAATGGTCGCATCATCCGGCAGGGCAACATGAACAAGGAAGTCAAGGTGTTCAACTACGTCACCGAAGGCACATTTGATTCGTACCTCTTTCAGACCCTTGAGAATAAACAGCGGTTTATCAGCCAAATTATGACTTCCAAATCCCCGGTGCGCTCCTGCGATGATGTGGACGAACAGGCATTGTCGTATGCGGAGATCAAGGCGTTGTGTGCCGGAAATCCTCTTATCAAGGAGAAGATGGACTTGGACGTTCAGGTCGCCAAGCTGAAGGTGCTGAAAGCCGACCACCAGAGTCAGAAATTCCGCCTGCAAGACAAGCTGCTGACCAAATTCCCGGCTGACATTCGGGAAACGAACGCCTATATTGCTGGGGTGAAAGCGGACGCACAGCTTGCCGCCGCCCATCCGCAGGTGCAAGAGGGTTTCTGCGGCATGACCATCAAGGGCGTGACCTACGATGAGAAAAAGACCGCCGGTGAGCGTCTGGTGCTTGCTTGTTCTGAACTGCCAAACGCCGAAGAAAAAGTCATCGGCAGCTACCGGGGTTTTGAACTGTCCCTGCGTTTCGACACCTACCGCAGTGAGTATCAGGCTATTTTGAAGGGGCAGCGAAAGTACACGGTGCCCTTGGGCACCGACCCGCTGGGCAACATTATCCGTCTGGATAATTCGTTGAACAACTTCCCGGAGCGCATTAACTCTGCTGAGAATGAACTAGCCACTCTGCATCAACAGCAGGCAGCGGCGCAAATTGAGGTGGAAAAGCCCTTCCCACAGGAGGAAGAACTGGCCGAAAAGTCCGCACGGCTTGCAGAGCTGAACGCTCAGTTGGATGTGGACGAAAAGAGCCACGAGCCGGAACAGGACGAGGAAGAACAGGAGGATACCCCGCGCCGCCCCTCGGTGCTGGCAGCACTGGAAGAAAAATCGGACAAGCCGGAGCCGGTGAAGCCCTTCCGCAGTTATTACGACAAGGATGGTGATGCCCGGTGAGGGAAAAACGGGATGAAACCATCATCCTGCGCTTGAGCAAAACAGAAAAGAGCCGTATCTATGAAAAAATGCTCAGCATGGGCATCCGAAGCCTGAGTGCCTATATCCGCAAGATGGCACTGGACGGCTATTGCCTGCACCTTGACTTGAAAGACCTGCAACGCATGGCATATCTCTTGCAGATGTGCAGCAACAACCTGAATCAGTACGCCAAAGCCGCCAATGAAAATGGTCGGGTCTATGCCGCCGACATGGAGGACCTGCAGCAGCGGCTGGATGAACTGATTGAGATTGGTCGGCAGATCCTTTCCCGGCTGGCTGATCTCTAAATTTCTCCCCGCAGTTGGAGGGCTGCGGGGGTACATAGGCGGCAACACCATTGACAGGCTCATGCTCTATCCATATACTGAAAGCAGAAAGGCGGTGTCAATATGAAATTCGTAGCAAGAGTTCTCCTATTTCCTGTGGTTCTCCTGAGTGCATTTCTGGTACTGATGCTGAAATGGACGCTGAACCTGTCGGCGTTTGTGCTGGCACTGCCCATGCTGTATATTTTCGGCTGCGGTCTCTATACTCTCTATTGTCAGGAGTGGCTGCAGTTTTTGATCTTGCTGGTGGCAGAGTTTGGCTGCTTTGCGCTGATCTTCATGGGGGCTTTGATCGTGGACGCGGCGGAGCGTTTTAATGGCTGGGTTGCCGGATTGTGAGGGATTGGATGGACACAGATGCTATGACCGACTATTATTGGGAAAATCTGAAAGATATTCTGCAACGACAACTTGCAGACGATGATGAATATCATGCACTGATCCAGAAAAAGATTGCCGCAGAGATTGCGTTGAAAGCTCTTATCGGCGAAGAAGCATGGAGCCTCTATCTGGAATTGGATGCAATCAGCAACGAATTGGAAAGTGTTCGGCAGGAAGCCATGTATCTGGCAGGTGCTGCCGATCACGAGAAATTATCCAAATGATCTTGATGCCGCCGATGTGCGGCATTTTTTGTAGGAGGTGATGGCACTGGCAGCAACACGGTTGATTGCGCTGCACAAAAACAAAGGCATGACCGTTGCGGCCTGCCTGAAAAATCGCACGGACTATATCGAAAACCCAGACAAGACCGAGCAGGGACAGTATGTCAGCAGCTATGCCTGCAGCACCCTGACGGCAGATGAAGAGTTTATGCTTACCAAGCGGCAGTACGACCTTGTGAACGGACGCAGGCAGAAAAGCGATGTAATTGCTTATCAGATACGGCAGTCCTTCCGACCCGGTGAGATCAGCGCAGAGGAGGCTAACAAGGTGGGCTACGAACTGGCTATGCGCTTTACCAAGGGCAAGCACGCCTTTGTAGTGGCAACGCACACGGATCGGCAGCACATCCACAACCATGTGATCTTCAACTCCACAGCATTGAATGGCAGCAGGAAGTTCCGGGATTTTTTCTTTTCGGCGTTGGCAGTGCAGCGGTTGAGTGACCTGATTTGCTTAGAGCATCAGCTGTCCGTCATTGAAAAGAAGCCCTATCGGGAGCGTCAAAAGCGCATTGTCTACCCGCCGAAAGAGAGCAATCGTGACCGCCTGTGCGGAATCATCGACACCATCCTTGCAGAAAAGCCGGGAGATTACGAAACTTTTCTGCAAAAGCTGGCGCGGCAGGGATATGAAGTGAAACGTGGCAAGTACACGTCGGTGAAGGGCAAGGGGCAGAAACGTTTTATCCGGTTCCGTACACTGGGCACCGGCTATGGCGAGGATGAGATCAAGGCGGTGCTGGAGGGCAAGGTGAAACACCAACCGTACCAGAAGAAGCTGCCCAAAGAGCAGCCCTTCCAGTTGCTGGTGGATATTCAGGGGAAAATGGCAGAGGGCAAAAGTGTCGGCTACAAAAAGTGGGCAACCAAGTTCAACCTGAAAGAGATGTCCAAAACCCTGCTGTTCTTGCAGGAGCAGAAAATCGGTAGCGCAGAGGAACTGCGGGAACATGCGACGGCGGCAACGGAACGTTATCATGCTATGGGGGATTCCATCAAAGCGGCAGAAGCGAGGTTGACCGAAATCGCCGTGCTGAAAACTCACATCATCAACTATGCCAAGACCCGTGATGTGTACGCTGCTTATCGGAAAGCCGGGTACAGCAAAACCTTTCTGGAAGCCCACCGGGAGGAGATTACTCTGCACAAGGCGGCGAAAGCGGCGTTTGATGAATCCCATTTGAAAACGCTCCCAAAGGTCAAGGAGTTGGATGCGGAGTTTGCAGAACTACTGACCCAAAAGAAAGCAGCCTACCCGGACTACCGCAAGGCACGGAACGAGATGCAAGAACTGGTTCGGGCACAGAAAAACGTGGAGCGATTTTTTGCGGAAGAAAAAACAGTACAGGAGAACGAGCAAGTTCGATAAGAAAAGATTGCCGGGAGTTGACCGTAAGAGGTCTGCTTCCGGCAATCTTTTTTCCGTTAGTTCAATCTTTAACGGAATTGTTCATCTCTTTCGATTGTGTATGTTCATGCGTTTAACAGGTATCCTATGGAGTGTAAAGAACACGATAGGATGAGGTTGCGCTATGAAAGAGCTTTTTGGACAGAGACTGCGGGAGCAGCGGATAAAGCATGGGTTGACGCTGGAACAACTTGCGGAAAAATCCGAGCTTTCCTCCAACTATATCGGCATGGTAGAGCGTGGCTTAAAGGAACCCGGCCTTGCCACCATTGTTAAACTTCTGAACGCTCTGAATATTTCCGCAGACACATTGTTGTGTGATCTGGTTCCAAGTGCATCTCATGTGACCGATGATGAAATCAGCAAGCGGCTTGAAGGACTGACCCCTATGCAGAAGAAAGTGGCACTTGACCTTCTGGACACCTATATCACCAATCTGCCTTACCTCACCAAAGAAGAATAATCCTGCGGCAACTCTGGCGCACCAGCTTAATTTTGGCTGGTGCGCTTTTCTTTTGCAATTCTTTAGGCTATAATATTTCTTATAGGATGTATTCATTCCCAAAGAATTGATTTCGAGGTGAACAAGATGCGAGAACCGCGATACAGTATCCTTTCCGACATCAACGATGGAATCGACCGTGCCAAGCAAGGCAAGCTGGCTCTGTACTGGCAGCGGAACATTGAACACGAATACCGCTGCAAAAAAGTGACCCCGGCAGAGCAGCAAGCCTACACCGACTTGCAGGACATTCTTGCTGCCGTTCCGCAGTGGAGCGATGAGGAAGAACTGCGCTCCGGCATGGAGGGTATCGGTGGCCGCGTCTGGTTCTGTTACTTCTGGGAAGAACACGATTCGATGGTGCAGCTTACTGAAGATTGTAGCGGCAAGTTTACGGTTGCTTACGTTCTGGATTCGGATGTCACCCCAGAGGTGCGAAAGGCGGCTGCACAGCACGCACAACAGCAGCTTGCTGAATGTATGCAGGAGTGGGATGTTCCGCTTATGAAATCGGCTATTCCAGAAAAAGATAAATACGAATATTTAGATGAAGCGGCATCCCATCTGATGCAAGTCCTCAATGACCCGGAGAGCATCACCGGGTAAAAAGCGTTCCGCAGGAATGCGCAGCCTGCATCGGAACGGTGCAGAGTGAAAGGGTTTGGGGTGTCCCCAACAAGCATTTTGCAGCGCAAAATAGGCATTTGTATAGACGAATGCACTGCTTGCCACAACAATGCGTTCCTTTTGGGTCGCAGTCCGAATGAAAAGCTGAACACAGTACAGCCCCGAAGTTTTCAAAAAAGTCATGGAGCAGGTCGAGAACTTTGAGGAGAACAATTAAATCTTCCATAAAGCAGAAATACGGCTATATTCAGGCTTCACACTGAAATATAGCCGTATATTTTTTGTATCGCTAATAGTTGTTGTATTTGCTCTTGAAAACAGCGCAAAGATTTATTATAATAAGATAAATGGTTGTATCTTGTGCAAAGGAGCTGTGAAAAATGAATCAGAACTACCGCCGCAAAACAGAAAAGGTTTATGTGAAAGTGACTTCTGATTTTGATGCAACCGGCTATATGCAGCCCCGGCAGATTATATGGGGCGATGGTCGGACGTACCCCATTGAGCAGGTGCGGGACTTCCGCCCAGCATCTACCATTGCCGACCTGCCGGGGGACTGTTATACTGTAATCATTAAAGGACAAGAGCGGCATTTGTTTTTTGAACGTGCGGACCGAACGTTTCCCAGCCGCTTCGGGCGGTGGTTTGTGGAGGTCTGATAAGCACACGGAAAGGACAGGACGATGGACGGCAAAAAGCGCACCTATCTCGCAATCGACCTCAAGAGTTTCTACGCTTCGGTGGAATGCGTTGACCGCCATCTTGATCCGCTGACTACCAATCTGGTGGTAGCAGATGCTACCCGGACAGAAAAGACCATCTGCCTTGCGGTATCGCCCTCCTTAAAGGCATATAAAATACCCGGCAGAGCGCGGCTGTTTGAAGCCGTCCAGCGAGTGAAAGAGGTCAACGCCCAGCGGCTACAAACTGCTATCCGGCAGAAAAAGACGGTCCGGGGAGAGGATGGCAAGTACCACTTTACCAGCACCTCTTTCGATGCCAACGCCCTGAACGCAGACCCTGCACTGGGGTTGAGTTACATTGTTGCGCCGCCCCGAATGCAGCGGTATCTGGACGTTTCCACCCAAATCTACAAGACCTACCTAAAATATGTGTCCCCGGCGGATATCTACCCCTACTCCATCGATGAAGTTTTTATTGATGTGACAGGCTACCTGCCCTATTACCACATGAGCGCCCACGAGCTTGCCATGACCATGGTGCGGGAGGTGCTGTACAACACCGGCATCACCGCAACGGCAGGCATCGGCACCAACCTCTACCTTGCAAAGCTGGCCATGGACATTGTGGCAAAACACATCCCGGCGGACAAGAATGGTGTTCGCATTGCAGAGCTGGACGAGCAGTCCTATCGGTATCTGCTGTGGAACCACAGACCGCTGACGGATTTCTGGATGACTGGTCCCGGTACCGTCAAACGGCTGGAAGCCCACGGCATTTATACGATGGGGGACTTGGCACGGTTTTCAATCCATGGGGAAGATCGTCTGTATGAGATTTTTGGCGTGGATACGGAAATTCTCATTGACCACGCATGGGGCTATGAGCCCTGCGGTATGGCCGAGATTAAAAGCTACAAGCCCAGCACCAACAGCATCAGCGAGGGGCAGGTGCTGACCTGCCCCTATCCCAACGACAAGGCCAAACTCATCGTCCGGGAGATGGCGGAGATTCTGATGTTCCGGCTCACCGAAAAGAAACTGGTGACGGAATCCATCACCTTGGAGATCGGCTACGACCGGGAGAACGTGGACAAGGGCGGCTACCGTGGTCTGACCCAGACCGACCGCTACGGCAGAATCATCCCCAAAGCGGCACACGGCACTATCCGGTTTGATGCGCCCACCAATCTAGGCAGCGCCCTCATCAACGAAAGCGCAAAGCTGTTTGAGCGCATCACCGACCCGGCGCTGACGGTGCGGCGCATCACCCTCAACGCCAACAAGGTCACCCCGGACGAGGGTATCTATCAGGTGGACTTTTTCACCGACACCAAGAAGCTGGAAAAGGAGAAAAAACTCCAGCAAGCCATGCTGGGCATCAAGAACAAGTACGGCAAAAACGCCGTGCTGAAAGCCAGCAGCTACGAGGAAGGTGCCACCATGCGCCAGCGCAACGCGCAGATTGGCGGGCACAGCGCGGGAGGTTCGGATGGAAAACTACAAAAATAGCAAGATCGGACAAGAGACTGCCCAAAAGTATGGGGACATCATAGAGATGGAACGCCCCCAGACCGAAGAATCCCTTCGCAAGCATCCCCGCATGACCTTGCAGAACCGGGCGAAGATCTTCTCTCCCTTTGCAGCACTGCGGGGTTATGATGAGCAGCTTGCCGCAGAAAAGCAGCGCACCGAGCGCGTGACCAAGCGCATTCTGACCGAGGAAGAAATGTCGGCTTTGTCCGATCGGCTGATGCAGGTCACCAAGGGCATGACCATCACGGTGCGGTACTTCAAGGAAGACACCGCCCACCCGGAGGTTCCAGCAGTGGGTAACTACATCACACTGACCGGAAAAGCAGACCGCATCGACCCGGTGTTCCGCACCTTGCAAGTGGGCGACACCGTGGTGCCCTTTGAGGATTTGGTGGAGGTCAGCGGGGAGAGCATCATGGAGATTGACCAATATCTCGGCATTACAGAGGATTAAGCACAAAAAAGGCCACCAGTCGGAAAAACGGCTGGTGGTCTTGCTTACTTATGATGCATCGTCGGCAGCTGCTTGACTTTGTTTCCGATTTTTTTTGCGTTCCAGTGAGAACACCATGTCTGGAGTGCGCTCAAAAAATCCTATGTCACGCCGCCAGCTTATGCCGCATTTGCAGTGGAACAGCCCAATGAACTGCTACTTCATTTTACGTCCGCAGTTCGGACAAATTCGTTTACTGGTTCCCATAATAGTTTACTGGAGCTTGGCGATAATTTCATCGGCAGACATACCGCTGGCAAGCAGCTTTTTCAATACAGATTCTGCTTCAGCTTTCTTAGATTCTTCAGCGGCCTTTTTTTCGGCTGCAACCTTTTTTGCCTCTGCTTTAGAAAGATCCTTTGTTGCAACCTTCAACGCAGATTTTTTACTTTTCAGCTGGTCTTTCAGTGCGCTGATGTTATCAGACAGTGCAACAATCTCGGTTTCAATTTGCTCCTTGGCAGCGGTCTTTTCAGCAATAATAGCTGCATAGTCAATCTTTGCTTTCTTGGTACGCACTGCATTCTTGCTTCCTTTTTGTCTAGGCATAGTTGTCCCTCCATCTAGTATTGGAATTTAGCTAATATAAGTATATTCTTTCCGTCTCGA
Proteins encoded in this window:
- a CDS encoding plasmid mobilization protein — protein: MREKRDETIILRLSKTEKSRIYEKMLSMGIRSLSAYIRKMALDGYCLHLDLKDLQRMAYLLQMCSNNLNQYAKAANENGRVYAADMEDLQQRLDELIEIGRQILSRLADL
- a CDS encoding relaxase/mobilization nuclease domain-containing protein; its protein translation is MAATRLIALHKNKGMTVAACLKNRTDYIENPDKTEQGQYVSSYACSTLTADEEFMLTKRQYDLVNGRRQKSDVIAYQIRQSFRPGEISAEEANKVGYELAMRFTKGKHAFVVATHTDRQHIHNHVIFNSTALNGSRKFRDFFFSALAVQRLSDLICLEHQLSVIEKKPYRERQKRIVYPPKESNRDRLCGIIDTILAEKPGDYETFLQKLARQGYEVKRGKYTSVKGKGQKRFIRFRTLGTGYGEDEIKAVLEGKVKHQPYQKKLPKEQPFQLLVDIQGKMAEGKSVGYKKWATKFNLKEMSKTLLFLQEQKIGSAEELREHATAATERYHAMGDSIKAAEARLTEIAVLKTHIINYAKTRDVYAAYRKAGYSKTFLEAHREEITLHKAAKAAFDESHLKTLPKVKELDAEFAELLTQKKAAYPDYRKARNEMQELVRAQKNVERFFAEEKTVQENEQVR
- a CDS encoding helix-turn-helix domain-containing protein, whose protein sequence is MKELFGQRLREQRIKHGLTLEQLAEKSELSSNYIGMVERGLKEPGLATIVKLLNALNISADTLLCDLVPSASHVTDDEISKRLEGLTPMQKKVALDLLDTYITNLPYLTKEE
- a CDS encoding DNA methylase, with amino-acid sequence MDGKKRTYLAIDLKSFYASVECVDRHLDPLTTNLVVADATRTEKTICLAVSPSLKAYKIPGRARLFEAVQRVKEVNAQRLQTAIRQKKTVRGEDGKYHFTSTSFDANALNADPALGLSYIVAPPRMQRYLDVSTQIYKTYLKYVSPADIYPYSIDEVFIDVTGYLPYYHMSAHELAMTMVREVLYNTGITATAGIGTNLYLAKLAMDIVAKHIPADKNGVRIAELDEQSYRYLLWNHRPLTDFWMTGPGTVKRLEAHGIYTMGDLARFSIHGEDRLYEIFGVDTEILIDHAWGYEPCGMAEIKSYKPSTNSISEGQVLTCPYPNDKAKLIVREMAEILMFRLTEKKLVTESITLEIGYDRENVDKGGYRGLTQTDRYGRIIPKAAHGTIRFDAPTNLGSALINESAKLFERITDPALTVRRITLNANKVTPDEGIYQVDFFTDTKKLEKEKKLQQAMLGIKNKYGKNAVLKASSYEEGATMRQRNAQIGGHSAGGSDGKLQK